One window from the genome of Cricetulus griseus strain 17A/GY chromosome 2, alternate assembly CriGri-PICRH-1.0, whole genome shotgun sequence encodes:
- the Zbtb48 gene encoding telomere zinc finger-associated protein, whose product MDGSFVQHSVRVLQELNKQREKGQYCDATLDVGGLVFKAHWSVLACCSHFFQRIYGDGSGGSVVLPAGFAEIFGLLLDFFYTGHLALTSGNRDQVLLAAKELRVPEAVELCQSFQPRTSVGQAPSVQSGLGEQPASQDVKSHLKEPTDLDEGEVFRTLSLAPEDQEFRDSQQPQLNPPAQSSPSFLCGKLKQALKPCPSEDKVSEDCKGPQRPFEARGAPLQGESNEWEVVVQVEDDGDGDSGSEPETVLTRRKSKVMGKPCAAEPALGAGSLAAEPTEGRKGAAVPVECPTCHKKFLSKYYLKVHNRKHTGEKPFECPKCGKCYFRKENLLEHEARNCMNRSEQVFTCSVCRETFRRRMELRVHMVSHTGEMPYKCSSCSQQFMQKKDLQSHMIKLHGAPKPHACPTCAKCFLSRTELQLHEAFKHRGEKLFVCEECGHRASSRNGLQMHIKAKHRNERPYVCEFCSHAFTQKANLNMHLRTHTGEKPFQCHLCGKTFRTQASLDKHNRTHTGERPFRCEFCEQRFTEKGPLLRHVASRHQEGRPHFCQICGKTFKAVEQLRVHVRRHKGVRKFECTECGYKFTRQAHLRRHMEIHDRVENYNPRQRKLRNLVIEDEKMVVVALQPPADLEMGSAEVIVESLTQGGLASQLPSQRLCAEESFASPSVLEPSLIITAAVPEDCDS is encoded by the exons ATGGACGGTTCCTTCGTGCAGCACAGCGTGAGGGTTCTGCAGGAACTCAACAAGCAGCGGGAAAAGGGCCAGTACTGCGATGCCACGCTGGACGTGGGGGGCCTGGTGTTCAAGGCACACTGGAGTGTCCTGGCCTGCTGCAGCCATTTCTTCCAGAGAATCTATGGGGACGGCTCAGGGGGCAGCGTTGTCCTTCCTGCAGGTTTTGCTGAGATTTTTGGCCTCCTGCTGGACTTCTTCTACACTGGTCACCTCGCCCTCACCTCAGGGAACAGGGATCAGGTGCTCTTGGCAGCCAAGGAGTTGCGGGTGCCAGAGGCTGTCGAGCTGTGTCAGAGTttccagcccaggacctcagtggGACAGGCACCAAGTGTCCAGAGTGGACTGGGGGAGCAGCCTGCCTCCCAGGATGTGAAAAGCCACCTCAAGGAGCCAACAGACTTGGACGAGGGGGAAGTTTTCAGGACTCTAAGCCTGGCCcctgaggatcaggagttcagagaCAGTCAGCAGCCCCAGCTCAACCCCCCTGCTCAGAGCAGCCCCTCCTTCCTCTGTGGGAAACTCAAGCAGGCTCTGAAGCCTTGTCCGTCAGAGGACAAAGTATCTGAGGACTGCAAAGGGCCTCAGAGGCCCTTCGAGGCTAGAGGTGCCCCATTGCAGGGCGAGAGTAACGAG TGGGAAGTAGTGGTTCAAGTTGAGGACGACGGGGATGGCGATTCCGGTTCTGAGCCCGAGACTGTGCTGACCAGGCGGAAGTCAAAAGTAATGGGAAAGCCCTGTGCTGCAGAGCCAGCCCTGGGTGCGGGGTCCCTGGCAGCGGAGCCCACGGAGGGAAGGAAAGGTGCTGCAGTGCCGGTTGAATGTCCCACATGTCATAAAAAGTTCCTCAGCAAATACTACCTAAAAGTCCACAACAG GAAACACACCGGGGAGAAACCCTTTGAGTGTCCCAAATGTGGGAAGTGTTACTTTCGCAAGGAGAACCTCTTGGAGCATGAAGCCCGGAATTGCATGAACCGCTCAGAACAG GTCTTCACATGCTCCGTGTGCCGGGAGACCTTCCGCAGGAGGATGGAGCTGCGGGTGCACATGGTGTCTCACACGGGGGAAATGCCCTACAAG TGCTCCTCCTGCTCCCAGCAGTTCATGCAGAAGAAGGACTTGCAGAGTCACATGATCAAGCTGCACGGAGCCCCCAAGCCCCATGCA TGCCCCACGTGTGCCAAGTGCTTCCTGTCCAGGACAGAACTGCAGCTGCACGAGGCTTTTAAGCACCGTGGAGAAAAGCTGTTTGTGTGTGAAGAGTGTGGGCACCGGGCCTCAAGCCGCAACGGTCTGCAGATGCACATCAAGGCCAAGCACAG GAATGAAAGACCTTATGTCTGCGAGTTCTGCAGCCATGCTTTTACCCAGAAGGCAAATCTCAACATGCACCTTCGCACACACACAGGCGAGAAGCCTTTCCAGTGCCACCTCTGTGGCAAGACCTTCCGCACCCAAG CCAGTCTGGACAAGCACAACCGCACCCACACGGGGGAGAGGCCTTTCAGGTGTGAGTTCTGCGAGCAGCGCTTCACTGAGAAGGGCCCGCTTCTGAGGCATGTGGCCAGTCGCCACCAGGAGGGCAGGCCTCACTTCTGCCAGATTTGTGGCAAGACCTTCAAAG CCGTGGAACAGCTACGTGTGCACGTCAGACGACACAAGGGTGTGAGGAAGTTTGAATGCACCGAATGTGGCTACAAGTTCACTCGGCAG GCTCACCTGCGGAGGCACATGGAGATCCACGATAGAGTGGAAAACTACAATCCACGGCAGCGCAAGCTCCGGAACCTGGTCATTGAGGATGagaagatggtggtggtggcactccaGCCGCCTGCAGACCTGGAGATGGGCTCTGCAGAGGTCATCGTAGAGTCCCTGACCCAGGGCGGCCTGGCCTCCCAGCTCCCTAGCCAGAGACTCTGTGCGGAGGAGAGCTTTGCCAGCCCCAGCGTCCTGGAGCCTTCACTCATCATCACAGCTGCTGTTCCTGAGGACTGTGACTCATAG
- the Tas1r1 gene encoding taste receptor type 1 member 1 isoform X3 translates to MRFSIEEINNSTALLPNISLGYELFDVCSESANVYATLRVLAQRGTGHLEMQRDLHNYSSKVVALIGPDNTDHAVTTASLLGPFLMPMISYEASSVALSTKRQYPSFLRTIPSDKHQVEAMVLLLRSFGWVWISLIGSYGDYGQLGVQALEELAAPQGICIAFKDIVPFSAQVGDPKMQQMVHRLAQARTTVIVVFSNRYLARVFFMSVVLANLTGKVWIASEDWAISTYITKVPGIQGIGTVLGVAIQRRRVPGLKEFEESYIREVKGSPRSCPEGSWCSTNQLCRECHTFTTQSMPWLGAFSMSAAYNVYQAVYAVAHGLHQLLGCTSETCSRGPVYPWQLLQQIYKVNFLLQKDTVAFDDNGDPLGGYNIISWDWNGPEWTFEVIGSASVSPVQLDINKTKIQWHGKNNQVPTSVCTTDCLEGHHRVVVGSHHCCFECIPCEAGTFLNKSDLHICQPCAKEEWAPEGSTTCFPRTVEFLAWQEPISLVLLTANTLLLLLLVGTTGLFARHLHTPVVRSAGGRLCFLMLGSLAAGSCSFYGFFGEPTVPTCLLRQPLFSLGFAVFLSCLTIRSFQLVIIFKFSTKVPTFYHTWAQNHGAGLSVTASSTVHLLICVLWLAVWTPLPTREYQRFPHLVILECTEVNSAGFLLAFTHNILLSVSTFACSYLGKELPENYNEAKCVTFSLLLNFVSWIAFFTTSIIYQGSYLPAVYVMAGLATLSGGFSGYFLPKCYVILCRPDLNNAEHFQASILDYTRRSGST, encoded by the exons ATGCGTTTCAGCATTGAGGAGATAAACAACTCCACAGCCTTGCTTCCCAACATCTCCCTGGGGTATGAGCTGTTCGATGTGTGCTCAGAGTCTGCCAATGTGTATGCCACACTGAGGGTGCTCGCCCAGCGGGGGACGGGCCACCTAGAGATGCAGAGAGATCTTCACAACTATTCCTCCAAGGTGGTGGCACTTATCGGGCCTGACAACACTGACCATGCTGTCACCACTGCTTCCCTGCTGGGCCCCTTCCTGATGCCCATG ATCAGCTATGAGGCCAGCAGTGTGGCGCTGAGCACCAAGCGGCAGTACCCATCTTTTCTTCGCACCATCCCCAGTGACAAGCACCAGGTGGAGGCCATGGTGCTGCTGCTTCGGAGTTTCGGGTGGGTCTGGATCTCACTCATCGGCAGCTATGGTGATTATGGGCAGCTGGGCGTGCAAGCACTGGAAGAATTGGCCGCGCCACAGGGCATCTGCATTGCCTTCAAGGACATCGTTCCTTTTTCTGCCCAAGTGGGTGACCCGAAAATGCAGCAAATGGTTCACCGCTTGGCTCAAGCCAGGACCACCGTGATTGTGGTTTTCTCTAACCGGTACCTGGCCAGAGTGTTCTTCATGTCTGTGGTGCTGGCCAACCTGACTGGCAAGGTGTGGATCGCCTCGGAGGACTGGGCCATCTCCACGTACATCACCAAAGTGCCGGGGATCCAGGGCATTGGGACAGTGCTGGGGGTGGCCATCCAGCGAAGACGTGTCCCTGGCTTGAAGGAGTTTGAAGAGTCTTATATTAGGGAGGTAAAGGGTTCCCCCAGGTCTTGCCCAGAGGGATCCTGGTGCAGTACTAACCAGCTGTGCCGAGAGTGCCACACTTTCACGACACAAAGCATGCCCTGGCTTGGAGCCTTCTCCATGAGTGCTGCCTACAATGTGTACCAGGCCGTGTACGCTGTGGCCCATGGCCTCCACCAGCTCCTGGGATGTACCTCTGAGACCTGTTCCAGGGGCCCAGTCTACCCCTGGCAG CTTCTGCAGCAGATCTACAAGGTGAATTTCCTTCTGCAGAAGGATACAGTGGCGTTTGATGACAATGGGGACCCTCTAGGTGGCTATAACATcatctcctgggactggaatgGGCCTGAATGGACTTTTGAGGTCATTGGCTCTGCTTCAGTGTCTCCAGTTCAGCTAGACATAAATAAGACGAAAATCCAGTGGCATGGAAAGAACAACCAG GTGCCTACATCTGTGTGTACCACAGACTGTCTTGAAGGGCACCACAGAGTGGTTGTGGGCTCCCACCATTGTTGCTTCGAGTGCATTCCCTGTGAGGCTGGGACCTTTCTCAACAAGAGTG atCTCCACATCTGCCAGCCCTGTGCAAAAGAAGAATGGGCACCCGAGGGAAGCACGACTTGCTTCCCACGCACCGTGGAGTTCTTGGCTTGGCAGGAGCCCATCTCTCTGGTGCTACTAACAGCTAACAcactactgctgctgctgctggttggGACCACTGGCCTGTTTGCAAGGCATCTCCACACGCCTGTGGTGAGGTCAGCCGGGGGCAGGCTGTGCTTCCTCATGCTGGGCTCCCTGGCTGCGGGGAGTTGCAGCTTCTATGGCTTCTTCGGGGAGCCCACGGTGCCCACATGCTTGCTGCGGCAGCCCCTCTTTTCTCTCGGTTTTGCCGTCTTCCTCTCCTGCCTGACAATCCGCTCCTTCCAACTGGTCATCATCTTCAAGTTCTCCACCAAGGTACCCACATTCTACCACACCTGGGCCCAAAACCACGGTGCCGGTCTGTCTGTCACTGCCAGCTCCACGGTCCACTTGCTCATCTGTGTCCTATGGCTTGCAGTGTGGACCCCACTGCCCACCAGGGAATACCAGCGCTTCCCCCATCTGGTGATTCTCGAGTGCACAGAAGTCAACTCTGCGGGCTTCCTGCTGGCGTTCACCCACAACATCCTCCTCTCCGTCAGCACCTTTGCCTGCAGCTACCTGGGTAAGGAGCTGCCGGAGAACTATAACGAAGCCAAATGTGTCACCTTCAGCCTGCTCCTCAACTTCGTATCCTGGATCGCCTTCTTCACCACGTCCATCATTTACCAGGGCAGCTACTTGCCGGCCGTCTATGTGATGGCCGGGCTGGCCACTCTGAGTGGCGGCTTCAGCGGTTACTTCCTCCCCAAGTGCTATGTGATTCTCTGCCGCCCGGACCTCAACAACGCCGAACACTTTCAGGCCTCCATTCTGGACTACACGAGGCGCAGCGGCTCTACCTGA
- the Tas1r1 gene encoding taste receptor type 1 member 1 isoform X2, which translates to MFVWAAYLLSLQLPIAFCWAYSCHKTESSPGFSLPGDYLLGGLFALHSDCLQVRHRPQVTRCDRPNSFNGHGYHLFQAMRFSIEEINNSTALLPNISLGYELFDVCSESANVYATLRVLAQRGTGHLEMQRDLHNYSSKVVALIGPDNTDHAVTTASLLGPFLMPMISYEASSVALSTKRQYPSFLRTIPSDKHQVEAMVLLLRSFGWVWISLIGSYGDYGQLGVQALEELAAPQGICIAFKDIVPFSAQVGDPKMQQMVHRLAQARTTVIVVFSNRYLARVFFMSVVLANLTGKVWIASEDWAISTYITKVPGIQGIGTVLGVAIQRRRVPGLKEFEESYIREVKGSPRSCPEGSWCSTNQLCRECHTFTTQSMPWLGAFSMSAAYNVYQAVYAVAHGLHQLLGCTSETCSRGPVYPWQKDTVAFDDNGDPLGGYNIISWDWNGPEWTFEVIGSASVSPVQLDINKTKIQWHGKNNQVPTSVCTTDCLEGHHRVVVGSHHCCFECIPCEAGTFLNKSDLHICQPCAKEEWAPEGSTTCFPRTVEFLAWQEPISLVLLTANTLLLLLLVGTTGLFARHLHTPVVRSAGGRLCFLMLGSLAAGSCSFYGFFGEPTVPTCLLRQPLFSLGFAVFLSCLTIRSFQLVIIFKFSTKVPTFYHTWAQNHGAGLSVTASSTVHLLICVLWLAVWTPLPTREYQRFPHLVILECTEVNSAGFLLAFTHNILLSVSTFACSYLGKELPENYNEAKCVTFSLLLNFVSWIAFFTTSIIYQGSYLPAVYVMAGLATLSGGFSGYFLPKCYVILCRPDLNNAEHFQASILDYTRRSGST; encoded by the exons ATGTTTGTCTGGGCAGCTTACCTGCTCAGTCTGCAGCTCCCCATTGCTTTCTGCTGGGCTTACAGCTGCCACAAGACAGAGTCCTCTCCTGGCTTCAGCCTCCCAGGGGATTACCTCCTTGGGGGCCTCTTTGCTCTCCATTCAGACTGCCTGCAGGTGAGACACAGACCCCAAGTGACACGGTGTGACAG ACCCAACAGCTTCAATGGCCATGGCTACCACCTTTTCCAGGCCATGCGTTTCAGCATTGAGGAGATAAACAACTCCACAGCCTTGCTTCCCAACATCTCCCTGGGGTATGAGCTGTTCGATGTGTGCTCAGAGTCTGCCAATGTGTATGCCACACTGAGGGTGCTCGCCCAGCGGGGGACGGGCCACCTAGAGATGCAGAGAGATCTTCACAACTATTCCTCCAAGGTGGTGGCACTTATCGGGCCTGACAACACTGACCATGCTGTCACCACTGCTTCCCTGCTGGGCCCCTTCCTGATGCCCATG ATCAGCTATGAGGCCAGCAGTGTGGCGCTGAGCACCAAGCGGCAGTACCCATCTTTTCTTCGCACCATCCCCAGTGACAAGCACCAGGTGGAGGCCATGGTGCTGCTGCTTCGGAGTTTCGGGTGGGTCTGGATCTCACTCATCGGCAGCTATGGTGATTATGGGCAGCTGGGCGTGCAAGCACTGGAAGAATTGGCCGCGCCACAGGGCATCTGCATTGCCTTCAAGGACATCGTTCCTTTTTCTGCCCAAGTGGGTGACCCGAAAATGCAGCAAATGGTTCACCGCTTGGCTCAAGCCAGGACCACCGTGATTGTGGTTTTCTCTAACCGGTACCTGGCCAGAGTGTTCTTCATGTCTGTGGTGCTGGCCAACCTGACTGGCAAGGTGTGGATCGCCTCGGAGGACTGGGCCATCTCCACGTACATCACCAAAGTGCCGGGGATCCAGGGCATTGGGACAGTGCTGGGGGTGGCCATCCAGCGAAGACGTGTCCCTGGCTTGAAGGAGTTTGAAGAGTCTTATATTAGGGAGGTAAAGGGTTCCCCCAGGTCTTGCCCAGAGGGATCCTGGTGCAGTACTAACCAGCTGTGCCGAGAGTGCCACACTTTCACGACACAAAGCATGCCCTGGCTTGGAGCCTTCTCCATGAGTGCTGCCTACAATGTGTACCAGGCCGTGTACGCTGTGGCCCATGGCCTCCACCAGCTCCTGGGATGTACCTCTGAGACCTGTTCCAGGGGCCCAGTCTACCCCTGGCAG AAGGATACAGTGGCGTTTGATGACAATGGGGACCCTCTAGGTGGCTATAACATcatctcctgggactggaatgGGCCTGAATGGACTTTTGAGGTCATTGGCTCTGCTTCAGTGTCTCCAGTTCAGCTAGACATAAATAAGACGAAAATCCAGTGGCATGGAAAGAACAACCAG GTGCCTACATCTGTGTGTACCACAGACTGTCTTGAAGGGCACCACAGAGTGGTTGTGGGCTCCCACCATTGTTGCTTCGAGTGCATTCCCTGTGAGGCTGGGACCTTTCTCAACAAGAGTG atCTCCACATCTGCCAGCCCTGTGCAAAAGAAGAATGGGCACCCGAGGGAAGCACGACTTGCTTCCCACGCACCGTGGAGTTCTTGGCTTGGCAGGAGCCCATCTCTCTGGTGCTACTAACAGCTAACAcactactgctgctgctgctggttggGACCACTGGCCTGTTTGCAAGGCATCTCCACACGCCTGTGGTGAGGTCAGCCGGGGGCAGGCTGTGCTTCCTCATGCTGGGCTCCCTGGCTGCGGGGAGTTGCAGCTTCTATGGCTTCTTCGGGGAGCCCACGGTGCCCACATGCTTGCTGCGGCAGCCCCTCTTTTCTCTCGGTTTTGCCGTCTTCCTCTCCTGCCTGACAATCCGCTCCTTCCAACTGGTCATCATCTTCAAGTTCTCCACCAAGGTACCCACATTCTACCACACCTGGGCCCAAAACCACGGTGCCGGTCTGTCTGTCACTGCCAGCTCCACGGTCCACTTGCTCATCTGTGTCCTATGGCTTGCAGTGTGGACCCCACTGCCCACCAGGGAATACCAGCGCTTCCCCCATCTGGTGATTCTCGAGTGCACAGAAGTCAACTCTGCGGGCTTCCTGCTGGCGTTCACCCACAACATCCTCCTCTCCGTCAGCACCTTTGCCTGCAGCTACCTGGGTAAGGAGCTGCCGGAGAACTATAACGAAGCCAAATGTGTCACCTTCAGCCTGCTCCTCAACTTCGTATCCTGGATCGCCTTCTTCACCACGTCCATCATTTACCAGGGCAGCTACTTGCCGGCCGTCTATGTGATGGCCGGGCTGGCCACTCTGAGTGGCGGCTTCAGCGGTTACTTCCTCCCCAAGTGCTATGTGATTCTCTGCCGCCCGGACCTCAACAACGCCGAACACTTTCAGGCCTCCATTCTGGACTACACGAGGCGCAGCGGCTCTACCTGA
- the Tas1r1 gene encoding taste receptor type 1 member 1 isoform X1 encodes MFVWAAYLLSLQLPIAFCWAYSCHKTESSPGFSLPGDYLLGGLFALHSDCLQVRHRPQVTRCDRPNSFNGHGYHLFQAMRFSIEEINNSTALLPNISLGYELFDVCSESANVYATLRVLAQRGTGHLEMQRDLHNYSSKVVALIGPDNTDHAVTTASLLGPFLMPMISYEASSVALSTKRQYPSFLRTIPSDKHQVEAMVLLLRSFGWVWISLIGSYGDYGQLGVQALEELAAPQGICIAFKDIVPFSAQVGDPKMQQMVHRLAQARTTVIVVFSNRYLARVFFMSVVLANLTGKVWIASEDWAISTYITKVPGIQGIGTVLGVAIQRRRVPGLKEFEESYIREVKGSPRSCPEGSWCSTNQLCRECHTFTTQSMPWLGAFSMSAAYNVYQAVYAVAHGLHQLLGCTSETCSRGPVYPWQLLQQIYKVNFLLQKDTVAFDDNGDPLGGYNIISWDWNGPEWTFEVIGSASVSPVQLDINKTKIQWHGKNNQVPTSVCTTDCLEGHHRVVVGSHHCCFECIPCEAGTFLNKSDLHICQPCAKEEWAPEGSTTCFPRTVEFLAWQEPISLVLLTANTLLLLLLVGTTGLFARHLHTPVVRSAGGRLCFLMLGSLAAGSCSFYGFFGEPTVPTCLLRQPLFSLGFAVFLSCLTIRSFQLVIIFKFSTKVPTFYHTWAQNHGAGLSVTASSTVHLLICVLWLAVWTPLPTREYQRFPHLVILECTEVNSAGFLLAFTHNILLSVSTFACSYLGKELPENYNEAKCVTFSLLLNFVSWIAFFTTSIIYQGSYLPAVYVMAGLATLSGGFSGYFLPKCYVILCRPDLNNAEHFQASILDYTRRSGST; translated from the exons ATGTTTGTCTGGGCAGCTTACCTGCTCAGTCTGCAGCTCCCCATTGCTTTCTGCTGGGCTTACAGCTGCCACAAGACAGAGTCCTCTCCTGGCTTCAGCCTCCCAGGGGATTACCTCCTTGGGGGCCTCTTTGCTCTCCATTCAGACTGCCTGCAGGTGAGACACAGACCCCAAGTGACACGGTGTGACAG ACCCAACAGCTTCAATGGCCATGGCTACCACCTTTTCCAGGCCATGCGTTTCAGCATTGAGGAGATAAACAACTCCACAGCCTTGCTTCCCAACATCTCCCTGGGGTATGAGCTGTTCGATGTGTGCTCAGAGTCTGCCAATGTGTATGCCACACTGAGGGTGCTCGCCCAGCGGGGGACGGGCCACCTAGAGATGCAGAGAGATCTTCACAACTATTCCTCCAAGGTGGTGGCACTTATCGGGCCTGACAACACTGACCATGCTGTCACCACTGCTTCCCTGCTGGGCCCCTTCCTGATGCCCATG ATCAGCTATGAGGCCAGCAGTGTGGCGCTGAGCACCAAGCGGCAGTACCCATCTTTTCTTCGCACCATCCCCAGTGACAAGCACCAGGTGGAGGCCATGGTGCTGCTGCTTCGGAGTTTCGGGTGGGTCTGGATCTCACTCATCGGCAGCTATGGTGATTATGGGCAGCTGGGCGTGCAAGCACTGGAAGAATTGGCCGCGCCACAGGGCATCTGCATTGCCTTCAAGGACATCGTTCCTTTTTCTGCCCAAGTGGGTGACCCGAAAATGCAGCAAATGGTTCACCGCTTGGCTCAAGCCAGGACCACCGTGATTGTGGTTTTCTCTAACCGGTACCTGGCCAGAGTGTTCTTCATGTCTGTGGTGCTGGCCAACCTGACTGGCAAGGTGTGGATCGCCTCGGAGGACTGGGCCATCTCCACGTACATCACCAAAGTGCCGGGGATCCAGGGCATTGGGACAGTGCTGGGGGTGGCCATCCAGCGAAGACGTGTCCCTGGCTTGAAGGAGTTTGAAGAGTCTTATATTAGGGAGGTAAAGGGTTCCCCCAGGTCTTGCCCAGAGGGATCCTGGTGCAGTACTAACCAGCTGTGCCGAGAGTGCCACACTTTCACGACACAAAGCATGCCCTGGCTTGGAGCCTTCTCCATGAGTGCTGCCTACAATGTGTACCAGGCCGTGTACGCTGTGGCCCATGGCCTCCACCAGCTCCTGGGATGTACCTCTGAGACCTGTTCCAGGGGCCCAGTCTACCCCTGGCAG CTTCTGCAGCAGATCTACAAGGTGAATTTCCTTCTGCAGAAGGATACAGTGGCGTTTGATGACAATGGGGACCCTCTAGGTGGCTATAACATcatctcctgggactggaatgGGCCTGAATGGACTTTTGAGGTCATTGGCTCTGCTTCAGTGTCTCCAGTTCAGCTAGACATAAATAAGACGAAAATCCAGTGGCATGGAAAGAACAACCAG GTGCCTACATCTGTGTGTACCACAGACTGTCTTGAAGGGCACCACAGAGTGGTTGTGGGCTCCCACCATTGTTGCTTCGAGTGCATTCCCTGTGAGGCTGGGACCTTTCTCAACAAGAGTG atCTCCACATCTGCCAGCCCTGTGCAAAAGAAGAATGGGCACCCGAGGGAAGCACGACTTGCTTCCCACGCACCGTGGAGTTCTTGGCTTGGCAGGAGCCCATCTCTCTGGTGCTACTAACAGCTAACAcactactgctgctgctgctggttggGACCACTGGCCTGTTTGCAAGGCATCTCCACACGCCTGTGGTGAGGTCAGCCGGGGGCAGGCTGTGCTTCCTCATGCTGGGCTCCCTGGCTGCGGGGAGTTGCAGCTTCTATGGCTTCTTCGGGGAGCCCACGGTGCCCACATGCTTGCTGCGGCAGCCCCTCTTTTCTCTCGGTTTTGCCGTCTTCCTCTCCTGCCTGACAATCCGCTCCTTCCAACTGGTCATCATCTTCAAGTTCTCCACCAAGGTACCCACATTCTACCACACCTGGGCCCAAAACCACGGTGCCGGTCTGTCTGTCACTGCCAGCTCCACGGTCCACTTGCTCATCTGTGTCCTATGGCTTGCAGTGTGGACCCCACTGCCCACCAGGGAATACCAGCGCTTCCCCCATCTGGTGATTCTCGAGTGCACAGAAGTCAACTCTGCGGGCTTCCTGCTGGCGTTCACCCACAACATCCTCCTCTCCGTCAGCACCTTTGCCTGCAGCTACCTGGGTAAGGAGCTGCCGGAGAACTATAACGAAGCCAAATGTGTCACCTTCAGCCTGCTCCTCAACTTCGTATCCTGGATCGCCTTCTTCACCACGTCCATCATTTACCAGGGCAGCTACTTGCCGGCCGTCTATGTGATGGCCGGGCTGGCCACTCTGAGTGGCGGCTTCAGCGGTTACTTCCTCCCCAAGTGCTATGTGATTCTCTGCCGCCCGGACCTCAACAACGCCGAACACTTTCAGGCCTCCATTCTGGACTACACGAGGCGCAGCGGCTCTACCTGA